The following are encoded together in the Clostridium sp. BJN0013 genome:
- a CDS encoding radical SAM/SPASM domain-containing protein, with translation MILKKFDKNYNFVSVFNTENGFYMRTGILNSSGKDTGIEAFQSSFPELIDIGIMGHCIHGKSGLCLKAGVQCYQNGMNIQDENMSLENYIRIIDEIKGKTFQVALGGRGDPNKHENFAEILKYTWMNNIVPNYTTSGFLLDEVEVELTKKYCGAVAVSWYSEEYTIEAIDMFKNSGVKVNIHYVLSDKSIEKALYMLKNNSFPNGINAVIFLIHKPVGLGKEDNVLKYEDIPVRSFFSNIMSKKYPFKIGFDSCSVPALINFNNNFNICSIDTCEAARWSMYITPDMKALPCSFDQELKWSVDLKDKSIDDAWNSDIFENFRNKLKKSCPHCREKVNCMGGCPLCRSIILCNREEMYKL, from the coding sequence ATGATATTAAAAAAATTTGATAAAAATTATAATTTTGTTTCTGTATTTAATACAGAAAATGGATTTTACATGAGAACGGGAATATTAAATAGTTCGGGAAAAGACACTGGAATAGAAGCATTCCAATCTTCTTTTCCCGAACTTATAGATATAGGAATTATGGGTCATTGTATTCATGGAAAATCTGGATTGTGCTTAAAAGCAGGAGTTCAATGCTATCAAAATGGTATGAATATACAGGATGAAAATATGAGTTTAGAAAATTATATTAGAATAATAGATGAAATAAAAGGAAAGACTTTTCAAGTAGCACTTGGGGGAAGAGGTGATCCTAATAAACATGAAAATTTTGCCGAAATATTGAAATATACATGGATGAATAATATTGTTCCCAATTATACCACATCAGGATTTTTATTGGATGAGGTGGAAGTAGAACTAACAAAAAAATATTGTGGTGCAGTTGCAGTTTCATGGTATTCTGAAGAATATACTATAGAGGCCATAGATATGTTTAAAAATTCAGGTGTAAAAGTCAATATTCATTATGTATTAAGTGACAAGAGTATAGAAAAAGCTTTGTATATGCTTAAAAATAATAGTTTTCCAAATGGAATAAATGCAGTTATATTTTTAATACATAAGCCTGTAGGTCTGGGAAAAGAAGATAATGTTTTAAAATATGAAGATATACCTGTGAGAAGTTTTTTTAGTAATATAATGTCAAAAAAATATCCCTTCAAAATAGGTTTTGACAGTTGTAGTGTGCCAGCACTAATAAATTTTAATAATAATTTTAATATCTGCAGTATTGATACCTGTGAAGCAGCTAGATGGTCTATGTATATTACTCCAGATATGAAAGCTCTACCCTGTAGTTTTGATCAGGAATTAAAATGGTCTGTGGACTTAAAAGATAAAAGTATAGATGATGCCTGGAACAGTGATATATTTGAAAATTTTAGAAATAAACTAAAAAAATCATGTCCCCATTGCAGGGAAAAAGTTAATTGCATGGGAGGATGCCCATTATGCAGAAGTATTATATTATGCAATAGAGAGGAAATGTATAAATTATGA
- a CDS encoding helix-turn-helix domain-containing protein translates to MNFAMRLRELREENNLTQGAIASILNLTKANISKYELGRLQPNIETLKLLSDYFNVSIDYLIGVTNIKKVESNYLSRIPIFQITKNHPSLFIAENISGYEYFDKPQELSKNYFFFKVKDNSMSNARIFKDDLVCICKQDYIEDNKLMLIQVKNMGIILRRVLKCGDNLIILPENHKYNPIALSKEELEEDSFKVIGKAVYVKFYIHE, encoded by the coding sequence ATGAATTTTGCAATGAGACTTAGAGAACTTAGAGAAGAAAACAATTTGACCCAGGGAGCAATTGCTTCAATTTTAAATCTCACCAAGGCAAATATATCAAAATATGAACTTGGAAGACTACAACCTAATATTGAAACACTGAAGCTTTTATCAGATTATTTTAATGTTTCAATAGATTATCTAATTGGCGTAACAAACATAAAAAAAGTGGAATCCAATTACCTCTCAAGGATTCCTATATTTCAAATTACTAAAAATCATCCATCACTATTTATCGCTGAAAATATCAGCGGATATGAATATTTTGACAAGCCTCAGGAGCTTTCTAAAAATTACTTTTTCTTCAAAGTTAAAGATAACAGCATGTCAAATGCCCGTATATTTAAAGACGATTTAGTGTGTATTTGTAAACAAGATTATATAGAAGATAATAAATTAATGCTTATACAGGTGAAAAATATGGGTATTATACTAAGAAGAGTATTAAAATGTGGAGATAACTTAATAATATTACCAGAAAATCATAAATATAACCCTATAGCCTTGTCTAAAGAAGAACTAGAAGAAGATTCTTTCAAAGTTATTGGTAAGGCAGTTTATGTTAAATTTTATATACACGAATAG
- a CDS encoding response regulator transcription factor, which produces MSKILLLEDDKALALGIEFTLLDEGYDVVKCSYAREAVEAFNSEVFDILVLDVMLPDENGYDVCKYVRKKSQVPVIFLTACDEEVNVVLGLDIGADDYITKPFRVKEFVSRIKAILRRTKSKNYKPKILKCKDIVLNTERLEVYKKGHDVALSMQEYKLLLLFMTNAQKVMSRERILNELTDGSGDYFDANTLSVYIKRIREKIEQDSSNPEYIKTRRGFGYEWDIKVERE; this is translated from the coding sequence TTGAGTAAAATATTGCTTCTTGAGGATGATAAAGCATTGGCTCTTGGAATTGAATTTACACTTTTAGATGAAGGATATGATGTTGTAAAATGTTCATATGCCAGGGAAGCAGTAGAGGCTTTCAATAGTGAAGTTTTTGATATTTTGGTATTAGACGTAATGCTTCCAGATGAAAATGGATATGATGTATGTAAATATGTACGTAAAAAAAGTCAGGTTCCAGTTATATTTCTAACTGCCTGTGATGAAGAAGTAAATGTGGTTTTGGGACTGGATATAGGAGCAGACGATTATATAACAAAGCCCTTTAGGGTAAAAGAATTTGTATCTAGAATTAAAGCTATTTTAAGAAGAACAAAAAGTAAGAATTATAAGCCTAAAATATTAAAATGCAAAGATATAGTTTTAAATACAGAAAGATTGGAAGTTTATAAAAAAGGACATGATGTGGCGCTTTCTATGCAGGAGTATAAATTGCTTTTACTTTTTATGACTAATGCCCAAAAAGTTATGAGTAGAGAACGGATATTGAATGAGCTCACTGATGGAAGCGGAGATTACTTTGATGCCAATACTCTTTCGGTGTATATAAAAAGGATAAGAGAAAAGATAGAACAGGATTCTTCAAATCCTGAGTACATAAAAACTAGAAGAGGTTTCGGGTATGAGTGGGATATAAAAGTTGAAAGGGAGTAG
- a CDS encoding sensor histidine kinase, with protein sequence MTLYYENPELKRSSCVILILAIIFMVINFFILNRGYERVKEDYINNNAALVGKIVKIHPELKYEVVSIITKGSSQEDIEFGRKILNNYDYKENLNINLLPELKADYSNLNKSVLFSMACFFIIVFLINSIEYVRMYKKLESLMLAAKNIIDYNFDVGIYENTEGIFAKLAHTFNNMRVILKNNLIQIQKEKNFLINTLSDISHQIKTPISSLIIYNDILLNRKINEEKKIEFLRISQNQLNRIQWLVKSLLQLARLDVGAVKFEIKSNDINKTVTESIESLKIKSENANVEVEFYPEENEIMVNHDPNWINEAIINIIKNAIEHTKPGGKVQIFTEKSQVCSRIIVKDNGEGIHREEIKHIFERFYKGRTNRNEESIGIGLALSKSIIEGNKGMINVKSKMGKGTTFEVIFLNRFI encoded by the coding sequence ATGACTTTGTATTATGAAAATCCAGAACTTAAGAGGAGTTCATGTGTTATATTAATTCTGGCAATAATCTTTATGGTAATAAACTTTTTTATTCTCAATAGAGGTTATGAAAGGGTAAAAGAAGATTATATAAATAACAATGCAGCTTTAGTAGGGAAAATAGTAAAAATTCATCCTGAACTTAAATATGAAGTAGTATCTATAATAACAAAAGGCAGCAGTCAGGAAGATATTGAATTTGGAAGAAAGATACTTAACAATTATGATTATAAGGAAAATTTGAATATAAACTTATTACCTGAATTAAAAGCGGACTATAGTAATTTAAATAAGTCTGTGCTTTTTTCCATGGCTTGTTTTTTTATAATTGTATTTTTGATAAATAGTATTGAATATGTAAGAATGTATAAAAAACTTGAAAGTCTTATGTTAGCAGCAAAAAATATAATAGATTACAATTTTGATGTAGGTATTTATGAAAATACTGAGGGTATATTTGCAAAGCTTGCCCATACATTTAACAATATGAGAGTTATTTTAAAAAATAACTTAATTCAAATTCAGAAAGAAAAAAATTTTCTAATAAATACCCTGTCAGATATATCCCACCAGATAAAAACTCCTATTTCTTCTTTGATAATATATAATGATATACTTTTAAATAGAAAAATAAATGAAGAAAAGAAAATTGAATTTCTAAGGATCAGCCAGAATCAGCTAAATAGAATTCAGTGGCTTGTAAAAAGTTTGCTTCAACTTGCAAGACTTGATGTAGGAGCAGTAAAATTTGAAATAAAAAGTAATGATATAAATAAAACTGTAACAGAGTCTATAGAATCACTTAAAATAAAGTCAGAAAATGCAAATGTTGAAGTTGAATTTTATCCTGAAGAAAATGAAATTATGGTTAATCATGATCCAAATTGGATAAATGAAGCTATTATAAATATAATTAAGAATGCCATTGAGCACACTAAACCAGGTGGGAAAGTCCAAATATTTACGGAGAAATCTCAGGTATGTTCTAGAATAATAGTTAAGGACAATGGCGAAGGAATACACAGGGAAGAAATTAAACATATATTTGAGAGATTCTATAAGGGAAGAACAAATAGAAATGAAGAATCTATTGGAATTGGACTGGCACTTTCAAAATCCATAATTGAAGGAAATAAGGGTATGATTAATGTAAAAAGTAAAATGGGTAAGGGAACTACCTTTGAGGTTATTTTTTTAAACAGATTCATTTAA
- a CDS encoding RsiV family protein, with amino-acid sequence MIYFRYPHKYKYPFEAEEPYYRNDTYKEDLKKSIKLQEQKLAPANFSIQYPFIDPLNYKGSGVGKVNNEIINQVSELFKKQVLQIGAVDFNEVLGNYEVMLNKNGILSILFSMYIYVNRAAHGSTLYSSMTANVKTGQIYSFSDLFNSKVYYKGFLDPIAKQYIKENNITLINEYNGITENQQFYLTPNSLVLYYQIYEYTPYYYGLFKIEIPYEKIANILSPRGPIAKLMR; translated from the coding sequence ATGATTTACTTTAGGTATCCTCATAAATATAAATATCCTTTTGAAGCTGAAGAGCCCTATTATCGTAATGACACTTACAAAGAAGATCTTAAAAAATCCATAAAACTGCAGGAACAAAAGCTTGCCCCTGCTAATTTTAGCATACAGTATCCATTTATAGATCCTTTAAATTATAAAGGAAGTGGTGTGGGTAAAGTCAATAATGAAATTATAAATCAGGTAAGTGAACTTTTTAAAAAACAGGTACTTCAAATTGGAGCTGTAGACTTTAATGAGGTGCTTGGAAATTATGAAGTGATGTTAAATAAAAATGGGATTTTAAGCATATTGTTCAGCATGTATATTTATGTAAATAGGGCAGCCCACGGTTCTACTTTGTATTCTTCTATGACAGCCAATGTAAAAACTGGTCAAATTTATAGTTTTAGTGATCTTTTTAATAGCAAAGTATATTATAAGGGATTTCTAGATCCTATAGCAAAGCAGTATATCAAAGAAAATAATATTACTTTAATTAATGAATACAATGGGATTACTGAAAATCAGCAATTTTATTTAACTCCTAATAGTTTAGTGCTTTATTATCAAATTTATGAATATACGCCTTATTATTATGGACTGTTTAAAATAGAAATTCCATATGAGAAAATAGCCAATATTCTGAGTCCTAGAGGACCTATAGCTAAGCTGATGAGATAA
- a CDS encoding ABC transporter permease: MKSYKEITDKYLKHNKKRMLLTILGIILSVALITSVGLFIKSLQNSFIESTIKSEGGFHVKISNISNEDYNELKNNAKIDSIGIQENWLECDVNEGKKIEIDKFDKNSLELLPDYYKAIKGRLPQKEGEIAFENWIFKYMDNSPKIGDTIKLKTASGQMKNFKITGIIPNQIQTQYNGIALGMTYSNKFDIERSTIYMTIYKSGGIRNTVDELSKKFKENCISNKHLLDYSGEGSNDLNKSLYSTAAIVIVIIIMATIAIIYNSFQISVMERIKQFGLLRAVGATPLQIRKIVLREASIISAAGIPLGLLGGIFAMFVVSKVFSIMSGTLFGTLKIVIPYYVLIISALVGLAAVYISAFIPARSAGKVSPLAAISSRAYISREKINRNRGRILKKFLNIESVMAFKNIKRNRKKFRVTVFSMVISIALFIFFSSFISMMQNFTEAPSESDKMHFWVIGIIDKSGDSSLKTDFIDKIKKNNLVDKAYISYGTYQSNIFISDSEKNSYIAENAPEIYKKVSVKNEIVNSMDAVMDIYDQDKMTSIKNYIKEGREDTDYMKQENGVILVKNNKMTINEKYYNGAITNLKVGDSFYINKNMLYKGMTGEDYTEENSSSNLTNYNMVKVKVAAVVENDPYYFYNGDNKSLNIIITKDVIKNITGKDKFPIKTADITLKNEKDEDKFNEFLQPLCDSNGVKLRDIVKINQARRADSLQLLILMYGFIAVISFIGAVNIINTITTNLVLRRKEIASLSALGMTYKNIRLMILTEGVLYGLYGALYGGIVGSLLSYGLSFPMRKIMDFKWSIPWSMIFISTIAAIFIGLISVIKPLSKIKKENIIDVIREED, translated from the coding sequence ATGAAAAGCTATAAGGAAATAACAGATAAATATTTAAAACACAATAAAAAGAGAATGTTGCTTACTATTTTGGGGATAATACTTTCTGTAGCCTTAATAACCTCTGTAGGACTTTTTATAAAAAGCTTGCAAAATTCATTTATTGAAAGTACCATAAAATCGGAAGGTGGATTTCATGTCAAAATTTCAAATATAAGTAATGAGGATTATAATGAATTAAAAAACAATGCTAAAATTGACAGCATAGGTATTCAGGAAAACTGGCTGGAATGTGATGTAAATGAAGGTAAGAAGATAGAAATTGATAAGTTCGATAAAAATTCTCTGGAACTTTTGCCAGACTATTATAAAGCAATTAAAGGAAGGCTTCCACAGAAAGAAGGAGAAATAGCATTTGAGAACTGGATATTTAAATATATGGACAATTCTCCTAAGATAGGTGATACTATAAAGCTAAAAACAGCTAGTGGTCAGATGAAAAATTTTAAAATTACAGGAATTATTCCCAATCAAATTCAAACTCAGTATAACGGTATTGCTTTAGGAATGACCTATTCAAATAAATTTGATATAGAAAGATCAACAATATATATGACTATATATAAAAGTGGAGGAATACGTAATACTGTAGATGAGTTAAGTAAGAAATTTAAGGAAAACTGCATAAGTAATAAGCATTTGTTGGATTATTCAGGTGAGGGCAGCAATGATTTGAATAAAAGCCTTTATTCTACGGCAGCAATAGTAATAGTAATAATTATAATGGCTACTATAGCAATTATATATAATTCATTTCAAATAAGTGTAATGGAGAGAATTAAACAGTTTGGACTTTTAAGGGCCGTGGGAGCCACACCTTTACAAATAAGAAAAATAGTTTTAAGAGAAGCTTCCATAATAAGTGCAGCAGGGATTCCACTTGGACTTCTAGGGGGAATATTTGCAATGTTTGTGGTAAGCAAAGTATTTAGCATAATGTCAGGTACATTATTTGGGACTTTAAAAATAGTAATTCCATACTATGTACTTATTATAAGTGCTCTGGTGGGATTAGCGGCTGTATATATATCTGCATTTATTCCCGCAAGATCCGCAGGGAAGGTATCACCTTTAGCCGCCATAAGCAGTAGGGCGTATATATCAAGGGAAAAGATAAATAGAAACAGGGGAAGGATACTCAAAAAGTTTTTAAATATAGAAAGTGTTATGGCATTTAAAAATATAAAAAGAAATAGGAAAAAGTTTAGAGTTACTGTTTTTTCCATGGTAATAAGTATAGCCTTATTTATATTTTTCTCCTCTTTTATAAGTATGATGCAAAATTTCACAGAAGCTCCGTCTGAAAGTGATAAAATGCATTTTTGGGTTATTGGTATAATTGATAAAAGTGGTGATAGCTCCCTTAAAACTGATTTTATAGATAAAATAAAGAAAAATAATCTTGTAGATAAAGCATATATATCCTATGGAACCTACCAGTCAAATATTTTTATTTCTGATAGTGAAAAGAACAGTTATATAGCTGAAAATGCACCGGAAATATATAAAAAGGTAAGCGTTAAAAATGAAATTGTAAATTCTATGGATGCAGTTATGGACATATATGACCAGGATAAAATGACAAGTATTAAAAACTATATAAAAGAGGGCAGAGAAGATACTGATTACATGAAACAGGAAAATGGTGTTATCCTAGTCAAAAATAATAAAATGACTATAAATGAAAAATATTATAACGGGGCAATTACTAATTTAAAAGTAGGAGACAGCTTTTATATAAATAAAAATATGCTCTATAAAGGCATGACAGGTGAAGATTACACGGAAGAAAATAGTAGTTCCAATTTAACAAATTACAATATGGTTAAAGTTAAAGTAGCAGCTGTGGTGGAAAATGATCCCTATTATTTTTATAATGGAGACAACAAGTCTTTAAATATAATAATAACGAAGGACGTAATAAAAAATATAACAGGTAAAGATAAGTTTCCCATTAAAACAGCAGATATAACTTTGAAGAATGAGAAAGATGAGGATAAATTTAATGAATTTCTGCAACCCTTATGTGATAGTAATGGGGTAAAATTAAGAGATATAGTTAAAATAAATCAGGCAAGAAGGGCAGATTCACTTCAGCTTTTAATTCTTATGTATGGTTTTATAGCTGTAATATCTTTCATAGGGGCTGTTAATATAATAAATACCATAACCACAAACTTGGTTTTAAGAAGAAAAGAGATAGCCTCTTTAAGTGCACTTGGCATGACTTATAAAAATATAAGGCTTATGATTTTAACAGAAGGAGTTTTATATGGATTGTATGGTGCTCTTTACGGTGGAATTGTTGGAAGTTTGCTATCCTATGGATTATCTTTTCCTATGAGAAAAATTATGGATTTTAAATGGAGCATTCCATGGAGTATGATATTTATTAGTACAATAGCTGCAATATTTATCGGACTCATATCTGTAATTAAACCTTTATCAAAAATTAAAAAAGAAAATATAATAGATGTCATAAGAGAAGAGGATTAG
- a CDS encoding ABC transporter ATP-binding protein — MDEILKVENLSKIYGEGENKVEALKNVSFTINRGEFIAIMGVSGSGKSTLLHMIGGLDRPTDGKVYVDGEDIYKLNEQKLAIFRRRNIGFVFQFFNLIPVLDVEENISLPALLDKEKVDKNYLNEIIGMLGLKDRIKHLPSELSGGQQQRVSIGRALINKPALILADEPTGNLDSKNGREVIELLKLSSKKYNQTLIVITHDMNVADQAERVITIGDGEINRG; from the coding sequence ATGGATGAGATATTGAAAGTTGAAAATTTATCAAAAATTTACGGTGAAGGAGAAAATAAGGTAGAGGCATTAAAAAATGTATCTTTTACTATAAATAGAGGTGAATTTATAGCAATAATGGGAGTTTCTGGTTCAGGCAAGAGTACACTTCTTCACATGATAGGAGGACTTGATAGACCAACAGATGGAAAAGTGTATGTTGATGGTGAGGACATATATAAATTAAATGAACAAAAGCTGGCTATATTTAGAAGAAGAAATATTGGGTTTGTATTTCAATTCTTTAACCTTATACCTGTTTTGGATGTAGAAGAAAATATATCCCTTCCTGCACTTTTAGATAAAGAAAAAGTAGATAAAAATTATTTAAATGAAATAATAGGCATGTTGGGATTGAAAGATAGGATAAAACATCTTCCTTCCGAGCTTTCAGGAGGCCAGCAGCAGAGAGTATCCATTGGCAGAGCTCTCATAAATAAACCTGCCCTGATCCTGGCAGATGAGCCCACAGGAAATTTGGACAGTAAAAATGGCAGAGAAGTTATAGAGCTTTTAAAGCTGTCATCTAAAAAGTATAATCAAACTTTAATTGTCATAACTCATGATATGAATGTGGCTGACCAGGCAGAAAGGGTAATTACCATAGGTGACGGAGAAATAAATAGGGGGTGA